A genomic window from Slackia heliotrinireducens DSM 20476 includes:
- a CDS encoding molybdopterin-binding protein — MQGYASDYDRTIVAVEFSMDDGEHWTRYPVEGATSERWVRWELEFTPEEAGSYFVQVRSVNDRGEASPTPAVLQFEAV; from the coding sequence TTGCAGGGATATGCGAGCGATTACGACCGCACGATTGTGGCCGTGGAGTTCTCCATGGACGACGGCGAGCACTGGACGCGCTACCCTGTGGAAGGCGCCACCAGCGAGCGTTGGGTCCGATGGGAGCTCGAGTTCACACCCGAGGAAGCCGGATCGTACTTCGTCCAGGTCAGAAGCGTAAACGACCGAGGTGAAGCAAGCCCTACGCCCGCTGTGCTCCAGTTCGAAGCCGTGTAA
- a CDS encoding TetR/AcrR family transcriptional regulator, producing the protein MPRDGSISREKILAAAQEEFLERGFDRASIRSIGQRAGLTSAALYRHFENKEEIFASLVEPGLQAINEWMDDHMSRAYADIEVDKAEEAASRSEVDMMRDVVFPNRTAFKLLLCRSQGTAHEDFIHDLVEQQQKDLSRGLVWLKKKGYPVKEPSDETLHMLMSAYITALFEPIAHDYPEEDAMRYYEAIERFFLPGWREILGI; encoded by the coding sequence ATGCCGCGCGACGGAAGCATCAGCCGAGAGAAGATACTCGCCGCAGCTCAGGAGGAATTCCTGGAGCGCGGCTTCGACCGCGCCTCCATCCGCAGCATCGGCCAGAGGGCTGGGCTCACCAGCGCCGCGCTGTACCGCCACTTCGAAAACAAAGAGGAGATCTTCGCATCCCTGGTGGAACCGGGCCTTCAAGCGATCAACGAATGGATGGACGACCACATGTCCCGCGCGTATGCCGATATCGAGGTCGACAAAGCGGAAGAGGCCGCCTCCCGTTCGGAGGTCGACATGATGCGGGACGTGGTGTTTCCGAACCGCACGGCATTCAAGCTCCTGCTCTGCCGCTCGCAAGGCACGGCCCATGAGGATTTCATCCACGACCTGGTCGAACAGCAGCAGAAGGACCTTTCGCGGGGCTTGGTCTGGCTGAAGAAGAAAGGCTACCCCGTAAAAGAGCCCAGCGACGAAACGCTGCACATGCTCATGAGCGCATACATCACGGCGCTGTTCGAGCCCATCGCGCACGACTACCCCGAGGAGGATGCGATGCGGTACTACGAAGCGATAGAACGGTTCTTCCTGCCAGGATGGCGGGAAATACTTGGAATCTAA
- a CDS encoding ABC transporter ATP-binding protein, protein MKGQEKKRSTWSWVFEFAGIRRKDYIASVVLAVCKVLCIVAPYLVMAQVVSELFAGVKDLSLYGRQFALIAALWMAAAVFHALSTSASHKATFYVLGAMRKRACDKLARMPLGDVTGRSSGGLKNVLVERIDSIETTLAHVIPEFTSNLLAPILIFACMLALDWRLALVSLATLPLGLVCMAGMFKDYDVNNQRAVDATKALNDTAVEYIHGIEVIKVFGKTQSSYAKFVDAAKAAAETYVSWMSRCNVYFSLAMSVMPATLLAVLPVGAFFVSNGSLAPETFIMCIVLSLGLITPVITILSYSDDLAALDVVMGEVTSIIDAPEQVRPAQTQATVADNTVTLEDVRFGYKDEEVLHGISFTAREGETTALVGPSGSGKSTVARLIDGLWDVQGGTVRLGGADIRDISSEDYNRRVSFVSQNSYLFNDTVRENIRMGRPGATDQDVENIARAAGCHEFICSLENGYDTVVGSGGERLSGGERQRISIARAMLKDAPVVILDEATAYTDPENEAVIEQSVARLVQGKTLIVIAHRLSTIQGAQHIVVIDGGHVAEEGTHDQLLAENGLYARMWEAHTSVKGHLTEGGDAA, encoded by the coding sequence TTGAAAGGACAGGAGAAGAAGCGGTCCACCTGGTCATGGGTGTTCGAATTCGCCGGCATCCGGCGCAAGGACTACATCGCCAGCGTGGTCCTGGCCGTCTGCAAGGTGCTGTGCATAGTGGCGCCCTACCTGGTAATGGCCCAGGTGGTAAGCGAACTGTTCGCCGGCGTGAAGGACCTCTCGTTGTATGGGCGCCAATTCGCCCTGATCGCCGCGCTGTGGATGGCAGCCGCCGTGTTCCACGCGCTTTCGACCAGCGCGTCCCACAAGGCGACGTTCTACGTATTGGGCGCCATGCGCAAACGGGCCTGCGACAAGCTCGCACGCATGCCCTTGGGCGATGTGACCGGACGCTCATCGGGCGGGTTGAAGAACGTGCTCGTCGAACGCATCGACAGCATCGAAACCACCTTGGCCCACGTCATTCCCGAGTTCACCAGCAACCTGCTGGCGCCGATCCTCATTTTCGCGTGCATGCTTGCGCTGGACTGGCGCCTTGCCCTGGTATCGCTTGCAACCTTGCCGCTGGGCCTCGTCTGCATGGCGGGCATGTTCAAGGATTACGACGTGAACAACCAGCGGGCGGTCGACGCGACGAAGGCCCTGAACGACACCGCCGTGGAATACATCCACGGCATCGAGGTCATCAAGGTGTTCGGCAAGACCCAAAGCTCCTACGCCAAGTTCGTCGACGCCGCCAAAGCCGCCGCCGAGACCTACGTAAGCTGGATGTCGCGCTGCAACGTGTACTTCTCGCTGGCCATGTCGGTCATGCCGGCAACGCTGCTTGCGGTGCTGCCCGTGGGCGCCTTCTTCGTCAGCAACGGCAGCCTGGCCCCCGAAACCTTCATCATGTGCATCGTGCTGTCGTTGGGGCTCATCACCCCCGTCATCACCATACTCTCCTACTCCGACGACCTGGCCGCCCTCGACGTGGTCATGGGCGAGGTCACCTCCATCATCGACGCGCCCGAACAGGTGCGGCCCGCCCAAACCCAGGCGACCGTCGCCGACAACACCGTCACCCTTGAGGACGTCCGTTTCGGATACAAGGACGAAGAGGTGCTCCACGGCATCAGCTTCACAGCCCGCGAAGGCGAAACCACCGCGCTCGTCGGCCCCTCCGGCAGCGGCAAGTCAACCGTGGCACGCCTGATCGACGGGCTGTGGGACGTGCAGGGCGGCACCGTGCGCCTGGGCGGCGCGGACATCCGCGACATCAGCTCCGAGGACTACAACCGCCGCGTATCCTTCGTATCCCAGAACAGCTACCTGTTCAACGACACCGTGCGCGAGAACATCCGCATGGGCAGGCCCGGCGCCACCGACCAGGACGTGGAGAACATCGCCCGCGCGGCGGGTTGCCACGAGTTCATCTGCAGTCTTGAAAACGGCTACGACACCGTGGTGGGCAGCGGCGGCGAGCGGCTGTCCGGCGGCGAGCGCCAGCGCATCTCCATCGCGCGCGCCATGCTGAAGGACGCGCCCGTCGTGATTCTGGACGAAGCCACCGCCTACACCGACCCCGAAAACGAGGCCGTCATCGAGCAGTCCGTGGCCCGCCTGGTCCAGGGCAAGACCCTCATCGTCATCGCGCACCGCCTGTCCACCATCCAAGGCGCCCAGCACATCGTGGTCATCGATGGCGGACACGTGGCCGAAGAGGGCACCCACGACCAGCTTCTTGCCGAAAACGGCCTGTACGCCCGCATGTGGGAGGCCCACACCTCGGTCAAAGGCCACCTGACGGAAGGAGGCGATGCGGCATGA
- a CDS encoding ABC transporter ATP-binding protein, translating to MIGVIRKFFAFCPQHYRSKFYKALVIGVLMSFCRAMSIPAIALVLSGMLDDGLTRVHILGSFAIMVFGVAGEGILRGLATNLQVQGGYGTSTEKRIEIAEHMRYLPMGYFNSSSLGAIASVTTNTMENLQGVATRVIMLVSEGILTTAIIAVMLLVFDWRIGLVLVAGCIVFFLVNHALQKRSERLSPIKVATDTELVDTVLEYVQGMQEVKSFGFTKDRTERLNQAIEKNAGANTQMELELVPLMAAQNSITKLTGVAMSLLSVWFYLNGSMSLLVCILMIVSAFMVYGSLESAGQYSGLLRIVDVSVDRANEVLAIEPMDIDGEDIHPQSHDIEVRDVSFSYGQRTILDHVSATIPEGTTTAFVGPSGGGKTTLASLISRFWDVGSGQVMLGGRDVRDYSMDSLMRNFSFVFQNVYLFEDTVANNIRFGQPEAPLAEVVEAAKKARCHDFIMALPQGYDTVIGEGGASLSGGERQRISIARATMKDSPIIVLDEATANVDPENERDLMDAIQELTCNKTVIMIAHRLKTVRDADQILVVDQGRIVQRGTHDELMAEDGIYRRFVETRTQVSQWQL from the coding sequence ATGATCGGCGTCATCCGGAAGTTCTTCGCGTTCTGCCCCCAACATTACCGCAGCAAATTCTACAAGGCCCTGGTCATCGGCGTGCTCATGTCGTTCTGCCGCGCCATGTCCATTCCCGCCATCGCACTCGTGCTGTCGGGGATGCTTGACGACGGGCTGACCCGCGTCCACATCCTGGGAAGCTTCGCCATCATGGTGTTCGGCGTCGCCGGCGAAGGAATCCTGCGCGGCCTCGCCACGAACCTGCAGGTGCAGGGCGGATACGGCACCTCCACCGAAAAGCGCATCGAAATCGCCGAGCACATGCGATACCTGCCCATGGGTTACTTCAACTCCAGCAGCCTGGGCGCCATCGCATCGGTCACCACCAACACCATGGAGAACCTGCAGGGCGTGGCCACCCGCGTGATCATGCTGGTCAGCGAAGGCATCCTGACCACAGCCATCATCGCTGTCATGCTGCTTGTCTTCGACTGGCGCATCGGTTTGGTGCTTGTGGCCGGCTGCATCGTGTTCTTCCTGGTCAACCATGCGTTGCAGAAGAGGTCCGAGCGTTTGAGCCCTATCAAGGTGGCAACCGACACGGAGCTTGTGGACACGGTGCTCGAATACGTGCAGGGCATGCAGGAGGTGAAGTCCTTCGGCTTCACGAAGGACCGGACCGAGCGTCTGAACCAGGCCATCGAGAAGAACGCCGGCGCGAACACGCAGATGGAGCTTGAGCTGGTGCCGCTCATGGCGGCCCAGAACAGCATCACCAAGCTGACCGGCGTGGCCATGAGCCTGCTTTCCGTCTGGTTCTACCTGAACGGCAGCATGAGCCTGCTGGTGTGCATCCTCATGATCGTCTCGGCGTTCATGGTGTACGGCAGCCTGGAATCGGCCGGGCAGTACTCCGGCCTGCTGCGCATCGTGGACGTGAGTGTGGACCGTGCCAACGAGGTGCTGGCCATCGAGCCCATGGACATCGACGGCGAGGACATCCATCCGCAAAGCCACGACATCGAAGTGCGCGACGTCAGCTTCTCCTACGGGCAGCGCACCATCTTGGACCACGTCAGTGCCACGATTCCCGAAGGCACCACCACGGCCTTCGTCGGGCCTTCGGGCGGCGGCAAGACCACGCTGGCAAGCCTCATCTCGCGCTTCTGGGACGTGGGAAGCGGACAGGTGATGCTGGGCGGCCGCGATGTTCGGGACTACAGCATGGATTCGCTCATGCGCAACTTCAGCTTCGTGTTTCAGAACGTGTACCTGTTCGAAGACACCGTGGCGAACAACATCCGTTTCGGCCAGCCTGAAGCCCCGCTTGCAGAAGTGGTTGAAGCCGCCAAAAAGGCCCGGTGCCACGACTTCATCATGGCGCTGCCCCAAGGCTACGACACCGTAATCGGCGAAGGCGGCGCGTCGCTTTCGGGCGGCGAGCGCCAGCGCATCTCCATCGCGCGGGCCACCATGAAGGATTCCCCCATCATCGTGCTGGATGAAGCCACGGCCAACGTGGACCCTGAAAACGAGCGCGACCTGATGGACGCAATCCAGGAGCTTACCTGCAACAAGACCGTCATCATGATCGCCCATCGCCTGAAAACCGTGCGGGACGCCGACCAGATCCTGGTGGTGGATCAGGGACGCATCGTGCAGCGCGGCACCCACGACGAGCTCATGGCCGAAGACGGCATCTACCGCCGCTTTGTGGAGACCCGCACGCAGGTCTCCCAATGGCAGCTGTAA
- a CDS encoding MptD family putative ECF transporter S component, producing the protein MDTTRKLNGKDLINVGIYTALYFVCVFVVAMLGLIPVGLLLLVVLVPLIAAIPFVMYLAKVRKPGMLLITSVIMGVLMLLTGMGYYSLILSVITGLAAEFIWKNGGYTSIGKIAPTYAVFNLWMWGNYLPLFLNYDSYVAARPEYGDTYWQTLNTLLPPWMLIVLAACIVVFSILGALYAKKVLAKKLAAAGME; encoded by the coding sequence ATGGACACAACTCGGAAACTGAACGGAAAGGACCTCATCAACGTAGGCATCTACACGGCGCTGTACTTCGTGTGCGTGTTCGTCGTGGCGATGCTCGGACTCATCCCCGTCGGGCTGCTGCTGCTCGTGGTGCTGGTGCCGCTCATCGCGGCCATCCCCTTCGTCATGTACCTGGCGAAGGTGCGCAAACCCGGCATGCTGCTCATCACGTCGGTCATCATGGGCGTCCTTATGCTGCTGACGGGCATGGGCTACTACTCGCTTATCCTGTCGGTCATCACCGGCCTTGCCGCCGAATTCATTTGGAAGAACGGAGGATACACCTCCATCGGCAAGATTGCGCCGACGTATGCCGTGTTCAACCTGTGGATGTGGGGCAACTACCTGCCGCTATTCCTGAACTACGATTCCTATGTTGCCGCACGCCCCGAATACGGCGACACCTACTGGCAGACCCTCAACACGCTGCTGCCGCCGTGGATGCTTATCGTGCTGGCCGCCTGCATCGTGGTGTTCTCGATTCTGGGCGCGCTGTACGCCAAGAAGGTTCTGGCGAAAAAGCTTGCCGCTGCAG